From a single Drosophila sulfurigaster albostrigata strain 15112-1811.04 chromosome 3, ASM2355843v2, whole genome shotgun sequence genomic region:
- the LOC133842728 gene encoding uncharacterized protein LOC133842728 produces MARRKDKPRLIPEQDKRICRAICLCQLTMVLSCVSIVYLSVAIYSPSLKAFKSGFELDPVMCQTVDRQMPNNCPWASCGEWCLTRTSGFCPQIHSVVRRNGTDIQLNNCTRVTNTSCAMIDLNRLNKFNCNNGTVCNNIRGVFNCSNGHCKNMSEFFLCHHKPDGPTINSAKDNTKLNGFFECHGVHCTKIRRPFSCDRYCSRITTANINTLIMHEDNVIAADCENAVAFNEARGKEHGVRIEPTEFWKEDDGNLLTNCATVTVSKTDNRITATDCLNGTLLEHDTLPAPFMNFTQFWAIYDNSTRSVDPEQKFLPNQANLTIYGWKKLFINLEGCVNTLRGECKDFVARYGSDGDNNTAQSRYQCYYNKDTNVEFVVARYDLDKVYRELLVSLIVPIVLFVVSSISLCVITKSVKVGDDAKMRCVCAGDDSDDDVFGNVSSKQQPDNIYDTDDDVVDLEQQSVAAGGIDPMPDTHEMVGSTKSLIPLSPAGDSGTSEQHFVQDEEDEKAVKCDVPEKPLVIL; encoded by the exons ATGGCTCGACGCAAGGACAAGCCGCGTTTGATACCCGAGCAGGACAAGCGCATCTGTCGTGCCATTTGCCTGTGCCAGCTGACCATGGTGCTGTCCTGCGTGTCCATTGTCTACCTCAGCGTGGCCATCTACTCGCCGTCCCTCAA AGCCTTCAAGTCCGGCTTTGAGCTGGATCCGGTGATGTGTCAAACTGTGGACCGTCAGATGCCCAACAATTGTCCTTGGGCTTCGTGTGGCGAATGGTGCTTGACGCGCACCAGCGGCTTCTGTCCCCAAATCCATTCGGTGGTGCGTCGCAATGGCACTGACATTCAGCTCAACAACTGCACCCGGGTGACCAACACCTCTTGTGCCATG ATTGACCTGAATCGCCTCAACAAGTTCAACTGCAACAATGGCACCGTCTGCAACAACATTCGCGGTGTCTTCAACTGCTCCAATG GTCACTGCAAGAACATGTCCGAGTTCTTTTTGTGCCACCACAAACCCGATGGTCCGACGATAAATTCAGCCAAGGACAACACGAAGCTGAACGGGTTCTTTGAGTGCCACGGAGTGCACTGCACCAAGATCCGACGTCCCTTCAGCTGTGATCGCTACTGCTCCCGCATCACCACAGCTAACATCAACACACTCATCATGCAT GAGGACAATGTGATTGCTGCCGACTGCGAGAACGCGGTGGCTTTCAATGAGGCACGTGGCAAGGAGCATGGCGTGCGCATTGAGCCCACGGAGTTCTGGAAGGAGGACGACGGCAATCTCTTGACCAACTGCGCCACAGTCACTGTGAGCAAAACCGACAATCGCATCAC CGCCACAGATTGTCTGAATGGCACCTTGCTGGAGCATGACACATTGCCCGCTCCATTCATGAACTTTACACAGTTCTGGGCCATCTATGACAACAGCACACGCTCCGTGGATCCCGAGCAAAAGTTTCTGCCCAACCAGGCCAACCTCACCATATACGGCTGGAAGAAGCTGTTCATCAATCTCGAGGGTTGTGTCAATACACTGCGCGGCGAGTGCAAGGACTTTGTGGCACGCTATGGCAGCGATGGCGACAACAACACCGCCCAGTCACGCTACCAATGCTACTACAATAAG GATACCAATGTGGAATTTGTGGTCGCACGCTACGATCTGGATAAAGTGTATCGCGAGCTGCTCGTCTCGTTGATTGTACCCATTGTGCTATTTGTGGTTTCATCCATATCGTTGTGCGTCATCACCAAGTCTGTTAAG GTGGGTGACGATGCCAAAATGCGTTGTGTCTGCGCCGGAGATGATTCCGATGATGATGTGTTTGGCAATGTCAGCtcaaagcagcagccagaTAATATCTACGATACGGACGACGATGTCGTTGACTTGGAGCAGCAATCAGTGGCAGCGGGTGGGATAGATCCAATGCCGGATACACATGAAATGGTTGGCAGCACCAAATCGTTAATACCGCTGAGTCCAGCAGGAGATTCGGGCACAAGTGAGCAGCATTTTGTGCAGGACGAGGAGGATGAGAAGGCGGTCAAGTGTGATGTGCCAGAGAAGCCGCTGGTCATACTATAA
- the LOC133840109 gene encoding cilia- and flagella-associated protein 298 — MVILNVKRGDESLFLYETSVNTATDTVIRELISVFNGRLKIQRLCMEIEELADHGTMLPAEMIGLNDDQIEELKLKDSFADRCIPMGGFTFNKDPLCRRNGQQPNEAMRKVLTKAMADAKAMVDKKLVKTSSILTLKIVEEAINILRGAVTIVYPMKLPPHDTIQMEFVNMEDLSGTQASKEVIEPSKAQLWFAGRQVLPGKQLSEYLGNNDKTKVVVKLNQLGEGPPGREQVMTEQFRRQMMAAEYRRQEELKLLNRTIKAELCHVK, encoded by the exons ATGgttattttgaatgtgaaaCGTGGCGATGAAAGCCTCTTTCTGTACGAAACCAGTGTGAACACAGCCACGGATACCGTTATTCGCGAGCTTATCTCCGTGTTCAATGGACGCTTGAAAATTCAACGTTTGTGCATGGAGATTGAAGAGTTGGCCGATCATGGCACCATGTTGCCGGCAGAAATGATTGGTCTCAACGACGATCAAATCGAGGAGCTCAAGCTGAAGGATTCCTTCGCCGACAGATGCATCCCCATGGGCGGCTTTACTTTTAACAAGGATCCGCTGTGCCGCCGCAACGGGCAGCAGCCCAACGAAGCCATGCGCAAAGTGCTGACCAAAGCTATGGCCGATGCCAAAGCCATGGTTGACAAG AAACTGGTCAAGACATCGTCCATTCTTACACTTAAAATCGTGGAAGAGGCGATCAACATTTTGCGTGGCGCTGTGACCATTGTTTACCCCATGAAGTTGCCGCCACACGACACCATTCAGATGGAGTTCGTTAACATGGAGGATTTGAGCGGCACTCAGGCATCCAAGGAGGTCATTGAACCCTCAAAGGCGCAACTCTGGTTTGCCGGTCGTCAAGTCTTGCCCGGCAAGCAGCTAAGCGAGTATCTaggcaacaacgacaagaCTAAA GTGGTTGTCAAGCTGAATCAGTTGGGCGAAGGTCCGCCAGGACGTGAGCAGGTGATGACCGAGCAGTTCCGTCGCCAAATGATGGCAGCTGAATATCGTCGCCAGGAGGAGCTCAAG CTACTAAATCGAACGATCAAGGCAGAGTTGTGTCATGTGAAGTGA
- the LOC133842729 gene encoding ero1-like protein, whose translation MTTQRKVRRNLLTASGLALALLLVLLYWTDFTRGYFAALDEAETNKNCFCELEGSINDCSCDVDTVDHFNNMKVYPRLQSLLVKNFFRFYKVNLKQDCPFWPDDSRCAMRFCQVENCEEQAIPQGIKEKGEHRDKTASFKYTKEAQVDRSCSEVEDFDSALGFLDTSISDQAHKEFELWAKHDEAEEDFCIVDDHDAGAQYVDLLLNPERYTGYRGDSAHRIWKSIYLENCFGGNIDTANKFSSYMPHMDLRDVCLEQRAFYRIISGLHSSINIHLCSKYLLSESKDFLDPQGVWGPNVKEFKQRFSPETTSGEGPHWLRNLYFIYLVELRALAKAAPYLRREDYYTGIAEEDEEVKLAMHDMLSVIESFQSHFNENALFSSGIASIKFKHDYKEKFRNISRIMDCVGCDKCKLWGKLQTQGLGTALKILYSEKLNLATESGIWDKPHIEADPIFRLSRTEIVALFNAFGRLSNSIYEMENFRRVLR comes from the exons ATGACGACACAACGAAAAGTGCGGCGCAATCTTTTAACTGCCAGCGGATTGGCGTTGGCTTTGCTGCTCGTCTTGTTATATTGGACCGATTTCACGCGCGGCTACTTTGCGGCACTCGATGAGGCGGAGACAAACAAGAATTGCTTCTGCGAG CTGGAAGGCTCGATTAATGACTGCAGCTGTGATGTGGACACCGTGGATCACTTTAACAACATGAAGGTCTATCCGCGGCTGCAGAGCTTATTGGTGAAGAATTTCTTTCGATTCTACAAGGTGAATCTAAAGCAGGATTGTCCCTTTTGGCCAGATGACAGTCGCTGTGCCATGCGATTCTGTCAGGTGGAGAACTGTGAGGAGCAAGCCATACCCCAGGGCATCAAGGAGAAGGGCGAGCACAGGGACAAGACGGCATCGTTCAAG TACACAAAAGAGGCGCAAGTGGACAGAAGTTGCTCCGAAGTCGAGGACTTTGACAGTGCCTTGGGTTTCCTCGACACCAGCATCAGCGATCAGGCGCACAAGGAGTTCGAATTGTGGGCCAAACACGACGAAGCCGAGGAAGATTTCTGCATTGTAGATGATCACGATGCTGGAGCACAATATGTCGATCTATTGCTTAATCCTGAACGCTATACGGGATATCGGGGAGATTCGGCGCATCGCATTTGGAAGAGCATCTATTTGGAAAACTGCTTCGGTGGCAACATTGACACGGCCAACAAATTCTCCAGTTATATGCCCCATATGGATTTGCGTGACGTGTGCTTGGAACAGCGTGCTTTCTATCGCATCATTTCGGGCTTGCATTCGAGCATAAACATTCATTTGTGCTCCAAGTATTTGTTGTCTGAGTCGAAGGACTTTCTGGATCCACAAGGAGTTTGGGGACCAAATGTAAAGGAGTTTAAGCAACGCTTCAGTCCCGAGACAACAAGCGGCGAAGGACCGCATTGGCTACGCAATCTATACTTCATTTATCTGGTTGAGCTGAGAGCATTGGCCAAGGCAGCGCCGTATTTGCGACGCGAGGATTACTACACGGGCATTGCcgaggaggatgaggaggtCAAACTGGCCATGCACGATATGCTATCGGTCATAGA ATCATTTCAATCGCACTTCAATGAGAATGCGCTGTTTAGCAGCGGCATTGCCTCGATCAAGTTCAAGCATGACTACAAGGAAAAGTTTAGGAATATATCCAGAATCATGGATTGTGTTGGCTGCGACAAGTGCAAACTGTGGGGAAAACTGCAGACGCAAGGTCTGGGCACAGCACTGAAAATACTGTACTCGGAAAAGCTGAATTTGGCAACGGAAAGCGGGATATGGGATAAGCCGCATATTGAGGCGGATCCTATCTTTAGGCTATCGCGAACAGAAATCGTTGCGCTCTTCAACGCCTTTGGCAG ATTGTCAAACAGTATTTACGAAATGGAAAACTTCCGGCGTGTGCTCAGATAG
- the LOC133843201 gene encoding protein masquerade, whose protein sequence is MSGCHILYTVCFSLLLASTTLVKAQDESLAGSFLSGLLDTITSTADAKDCPGVCVHTLATLICYEVLDDVPCPSPSMKCCIESAPGKNATALRTPPATTPKISSTTTTSTTQRSTTTVASTSTTRRTTTTASTTPKPKPKTQPKRPPATTGAPSTTTKKPAATTKKSTTAKPKDKDDLGKIANESKNCTGVCVADRIAEYCEAYLTTGDLCKEGTKCCVSLDEYANGKLPKDIYIPAKHMSNLKSNQTLVKSTPTKTSSSTTTTSSTTTTSTTPEPARTKTNTNSNSNAQKPTKHKKTTTTTTTEAAAEEEEEEEEEDEEQEESSSNNKLKSGQSQNQGQGPELKECEGECMNGIFAIFCDDIDSEAFCPGEGSCCVTGSASESSPPAKTPASSKPATKIAAKPATKPVRPVTSAPPPPPAASQGGGGGDFLSQIISFAENTLNSPAPPPTPQAPPQVPRCPGFCLLNIMAAFCERPSILVSTPTTCSKGSVCCDNSRAGAPKPKLPPPTPPPTPPPTAPPYVLPNTPSPDPREECPGSCIVSLLSFTCFKNAEMTDLFRCKRSGQICCAPKSKILEKQQFQTRNDTSYFNYPPMGPPPPPYATQPQQQPPPPPYPPTSYMSNQLPAVPPPPPQHHQPHPYQPAPPSYADYYGPGPGPQPGPALPPATAPTTTTSTTTTTPRPHVYSKYVCGVKGTLRTGRSSSSPALNLVSYARAKYGVQRTARQLTMSYPSSSTISKSTERLVLGSAIVPIQIHNDKLGDLVESGGVQSNQLRSYHEQGEQTAIVYPEYYQQQLQQNYSSRRRARVVGGEDGENGEWCWQVALINSLNQYLCGAALIGTQWVLTAAHCVTNIVRSGDAIYVRVGDYDLTRKYGSPGAQTLRVATTYIHHNHNSQTLDNDIALLKLHGQAELRDGVCLVCLPARGVSHTAGKRCTVTGYGYMGEAGPIPLRVREAEIPIVSDTECIRKVNAVTEKIFILPASSFCAGGEEGHDACQGDGGGPLVCQDDGFFELAGLVSWGFGCGRVDVPGVYVKVSSFIGWINQIISVNNL, encoded by the exons ATGTCCGGCTGCCACATTTTATACACAGTGTGCTTCAGCCTGCTTTTGGCCAGTACAACGCTGGTCAAAGCGCAGGATGAATCGCTAGCAGGGAGCTTTTTGTCAG GTCTCCTAGACACCATTACCAGCACTGCAGATGCCAAGGACTGTCCTGGCGTTTGTGTCCACACACTGGCCACGCTCATCTGCTACGAGGTTCTCGATGATGTGCCCTGTCCCTCGCCCAGTATGAAGTGCTGCATAGAGAGCGCACCAG GTAAAAATGCCACCGCTTTGCGAACACCGCCTGCAACTACACCGAAGATCAGCAGCACCACAACAACGAGCACCACACAACGTAGCACCACCACAGTGGCTAGCACAAGCACCACACGACGCACCACAACCACGGCCAGCACCACGCCCAAGCCGAAGCCAAAGACACAGCCCAAGCGTCCGCCTGCTACTACTGGAGCACCAAGCACAACGACGAAGAAACCCGCTGCGACGACTAAAAAGTCGACGACAGCTAAGCCCAAGGATAAGGATGATCTAGGCAAAATTGCCAATGAGAGCA AGAACTGCACTGGCGTCTGTGTGGCGGATCGCATTGCGGAATACTGTGAGGCTTATTTGACCACTGGAGATCTCTGCAAGGAGGGCACCAAATGCTGCGTCTCGCTGGATGAGTATGCTAACGGAAAGCTGCCCAAGGACATCTATATACCAGCTA AGCACATGAGCAATTTGAAGAGCAATCAGACTCTGGTTAAGTCTACACCCACCAAaacgagcagcagcaccacGACAACAAGCAGCACCACCACAACTAGCACCACACCGGAGCCAGCTCGAACCAAAACCAACaccaatagcaacagcaatgccCAGAAACCCACGAAGCATAAAAAGACTACCACGACGACCACAACAGAGGCAGCTGctgaggaggaggaagaagaagaggaggaagaTGAGGAACAAGAAGAAAGCAGTAGCAATAATAAGTTGAAGTCCGGTCAGTCGCAGAATCAGGGACAAGGACCCGAGTTAAAGGAATGTGAGGGCGAGTGCATGAATGGCATCTTTGCCATTTTCTGCGATGACATCGACTCGGAAGCCTTTTGTCCCGGCGAGGGCAGCTGCTGTGTCACCGGCAGTGCCTCTGAATCATCGCCACCAGCTAAGACACCGGCATCCAGTAAACCAGCCACGAAGATTGCTGCCAAACCAGCCACGAAACCAGTGCGTCCCGTCACCTCGgcaccaccgccaccaccgGCTGCCTCGCAGGGCGGCGGAGGTGGAGACTTTCTGTCGCAGATCATTTCGTTTGCGGAGAACACACTGAACTCTCCGGCACCGCCACCAACACCGCAGGCACCACCCCAAGTGCCACGTTGTCCCGGTTTCTGTCTGCTCAACATTATGGCCGCTTTCTGTGAACGTCCCTCGATTTTGGTCTCAACTCCCACCACTTGCTCTAAGGGTTCGGTCTGCTGTGACAATTCCCGCGCGGGTGCGCCCAAACCGAAGTTGCCACCACCGacaccaccaccaacaccaCCGCCAACAGCACCGCCTTATGTGCTGCCCAATACGCCAAGTCCCGATCCACGCGAGGAATGTCCCGGCTCTTGCATCGTTAGCCTTCTCAGCTTTACCTGCTTCA AAAACGCCGAGATGACGGATCTGTTTAGATGCAAACGTTCAGGACAGATTTGCTGTGCACCCAAGAGCAAGATACTGGAGAAACAACAGTTCCAGACACGCAATGATACGTCCTACTTCAATTATCCACCCATGGGACCGCCTCCGCCACCCTATGCCACacaaccgcaacagcagccaccaccaccgccTTATCCACCCACGTCATATATGTCGAATCAGTTGCCAGCTGtgccgccaccaccaccacagcACCATCAACCACATCCCTATCAGCCAGCACCGCCCAGCTATGCGGACTACTACGGACCCGGACCGGGACCACAGCCAGGACCCGCCCTGCCACCAGCCACAGCTCctacaacaacgacaagcACCACGACAACGACACCACGTCCCCATGTCTACTCCAAGTATGTGTGCGGTGTCAAGGGCACGCTGCGCACTGGACGTTCAAGTAGCTCGCCAGCCCTCAATCTGGTTTCCTATGCCCGGGCCAAGTATGGTGTGCAGCGCACGGCTCGTCAATTGACTATGTCGTatcccagcagcagcaccattAGCAAGTCTACAGAGCGTCTTGTGCTCGGTTCAGCTATTGTGCCCATTCAAATACACAACGACAAGCTGGGCGATCTCGTGGAAAGCGGCGGTGTGCAGAGCAATCAGCTGAGATCGTATCACGAGCAAGGCGAGCAGACAGCAATTGTCTATCCGGAGtattatcaacaacaattgcaacagaATTACAGCAGCAGGCGGAGAGCACGTGTGGTCGGTGGAGAGGATGGCGAGAATGGCGAGTGGTGCTGGCAAGTAGCGTTGATCAATTCCCTGAACCAGTATCTCTGCGGTGCGGCTCTTATTGGTACCCAATGGGTGTTGACTGCAGCGCATTGCGTGACCAA CATTGTGCGCTCGGGCGATGCCATCTACGTGCGCGTTGGTGACTACGATCTGACCCGAAAGTACGGCAGTCCAGGAGCACAGACATTGCGTGTGGCCACAACGTACATtcaccacaaccacaacagccaAACTTTGGACAACGATATTGCGCTGCTTAAGCTGCACGGTCAGGCAGAGTTACGTGATGGCGTCTGCCTTGTGTGTTTGCCAGCTCGTGGCGTGAGTCATACGGCTGGCAAACGTTGCACGGTCACCGGTTACGGTTACATGGGTGAAG CTGGTCCCATACCGTTGCGCGTGCGTGAGGCGGAGATTCCCATTGTCAGCGATACGGAGTGTATACGCAAAGTGAACGCCGTCACCGAGAAGATCTTCATACTGCCCGCTTCCAGTTTCTGTGCTGGCGGCGAAGAGGGACACGATGCCTGCCAGGGTGATGGCGGCGGTCCCTTGGTCTGCCAGGACGATGGGTTCTTTGAGTTGGCTGGCCTCGTTTCTTGGGGCTTTGGGTGCGGACGTGTCGATGTGCCCGGTGTTTATGTGAAGGTCTCCTCCTTCATTGGCTGGATCAATCAGATAATTAGCGTCAATAACTTATAG